In Bicyclus anynana chromosome 1, ilBicAnyn1.1, whole genome shotgun sequence, a single window of DNA contains:
- the LOC112056034 gene encoding carboxylic ester hydrolase-like, which translates to MAVKILWSFVIICGVLCENYISEPKVRILQGTVVGSTTKEGYYKFSGIPFADSTSGINRFKAPSPPPTFRSEFISNREDVKCVRPMGDGYEGTEDCLAVDIMTPTLDRTKKLPVMVWIRGTEFNSRDDLDQSLRFVEKDVIVARIPYRESILGFLCLGTENAPGNAGLKDIIAGLKWIQENIERFGGDPDNVTLVGHGSGASAVDLITLSPLAEGLVHKVISQSGTALSPWAVTRNNLRYAIEVAEALGHTVTTIEQLSDVLTQASTAALMAVINKLDLTDNSLAFAPCIEKEIENVTPLMLKSPYEIITNGEQIQIPFMTGFVDFEGTIRINEGINKDWLERMDDSFTDFLQSDIGFESIEQEEETAEKIRTAYFGNGPVNESLFNNFLKYNGDTMILVSAIREARFRALLSDSDVYLYQFSYRGSRSEEVLSRPIEISSAGHLEELVYMFSNELTGLDLTIGNLLVERWTNFAKTGIPTSETSQVEWLPYYPNSTHSNFLRISDDEEILTSEDAYFDANWRNPQPTTMAFWDEIYSQFFVDAKSRFTMKSRNDTGEDDPEPGEDDNDSASTAVGYTFLIISLFAVLDKFHNSQILS; encoded by the exons ATGGCGGTTAAGATTTTATGGTCTTTTGTCATAATTTGTGGTGTGCTGTGCGAAAACTACATTTCGGAACCGAAAGTGAGAATTTTGCAAGGAACCGTAGTAGGATCAACTACCAAGGAGGGTTACTATAAATTTTCTGGTATTCCGTTCGCAGATTCTACATCTGGTATCAACAGATTTAAG GCTCCTTCACCACCTCCCACATTTCGAAGTGAGTTCATCTCAAATCGAGAAGATGTCAAATGTGTGAGACCTATGGGTGATGGTTACGAAGGAACCGAAGACTGCTTGGCAGTGGACATAATGACACCAACGCTTGATAGAACTAAGAAATTACCTGTGATGGTGTGGATAAGAGGCACTGAATTCAATTCAAGAGATGACTTAGACCAATCTTTAAGATTCGTTGAAAAAGACGTTATTGTGGCGCGCATCCCTTACAGAGAATCAATTCTTGGGTTTTTATGTCTAGGTACTGAAAATGCTCCTGGTAATGCTGGACTTAAAGACATTATTGCAGGATTAAAATGGATTCAAGAAAATATCGAACGTTTTGGCGGAGATCCTGATAATGTTACACTAGTAGGACACGGCAGTGGTGCGTCTGCTGTCGATTTAATCACACTTTCCCCATTAGCAGAAGGTCTAGTTCACAAAGTTATATCTCAGAGTGGAACGGCGCTGTCCCCGTGGGCTGTAACCCGTAATAATTTACGATATGCTATTGAAGTTGCAGAAGCTCTAGGTCATACGGTTACTACTATAGAACAACTGTCAGATGTTTTAACTCAAGCTAGTACAGCAGCATTGATGGCCGTTATCAATAAACTTGATCTTACAGACAATTCACTAGCATTTGCTCCATGTatagaaaaagaaatagaaaacgTAACACCACTAATGTTAAAGTCCCCTTATGAAATAATAACGAACGGAGAACAAATACAAATTCCTTTCATGACAGGATTTGTCGACTTTGAAGGTACTATACGAATcaatgagggtataaataagGATTGGTTGGAAAGAATGGATGATTCTTTTACGGATTTCTTACAATCTGACATTGGTTTTGAATCTATTGAACAAGAAGAGGAAACTGCAGAAAAAATAAGGACTGCTTATTTCGGGAATGGGCCAGTCAATGAAAGTCTATTTAACAACTTTCTGAAATATAATGGTGATACAATGATATTAGTATCAGCTATAAGAGAGGCACGTTTTCGAGCATTATTATCAGATTCAGATGTGTATCTTTATCAATTTTCTTATAGAGGAAGTCGTAGTGAAGAAGTTCTTAGTAGACCAATAGAAATTTCCAGTGCAGGTCATTTAGAAGAATTGGTGTACATGTTTTCTAATGAGTTAACTGGTTTAGATCTTACGATTGGAAACCTCCTTGTTGAACGTTGGACAAACTTTGCTAAAACTGG aatACCAACAAGTGAAACATCTCAAGTAGAATGGTTGCCATATTATCCTAATTCGACTCACAGTAATTTTCTAAGAatttctgatgatgaagaaattCTTACAAGTGAAGACGCTTATTTCGATGCAAACTGGAGAAATCCACAACCAACGACTATGGCGTTTTGGGATGAAATCTATTCTCAGTTTTTTGTTGATGCTAAGAGTAGATTTACCATGAAAAGTAGGAATGACACTGGGGAAGACGACCCAGAACCAGGAGAAGATGACAATGACTCTGCTTCTACTGCTGTCGGATACACATTTCTCATTATCTCGCTTTTTGCGGTTTTAGATAAGTTTCACAACTCACAAATACTTTCGTAA